A stretch of Salvelinus alpinus chromosome 4, SLU_Salpinus.1, whole genome shotgun sequence DNA encodes these proteins:
- the LOC139573601 gene encoding thioredoxin-interacting protein-like isoform X1 yields the protein MVIITKKLKTFEVVFHDPTKAFYSSGDKVAGNIVVEVSEVTKVSAMRVFGIGCAKVEYAKGKHRCREDIEYLKYEDTVYLDHQPRDSNGSVTLRPGNRYEFMFGFELPHPGQLVSSYKGKFGCVQYYVRAVMERPSQPALQCEKHFEVEEPLDVNTPDLLAPAAGTKEKKLTCMFIPDGHVSISAKIDRKGFCEGEDICINAKFENTCSRIVVPKAAIMVKHTYQANGRTKVLGQKLSVVRGNHLISGMCDMWQSKTIRVPRLKPSLLGCDIIHVDYALRIYVHIPGSDKVFLELPLVIGNIPFNGFGSRTNSMSSQAESLNTPFSSFGSLRLPSQPPSYSNISRDCRIDSPLTPLLVNYDADEDEGLFMRAPEIWYPPPPAYSEVDEDLKQQGPCSSGLLNHE from the exons ATGGTCATCATTACAAAGAAATTGAAGACCTTTGAGGTCGTTTTCCATGATCCTACTAAGGCTTTCTACTCCAGTGGTGATAAGGTAGCCGGGAATATTGTGGTTGAGGTGTCCGAGGTGACCAAGGTGTCCGCTATGAGAGTGTTTGGAATTGGATGCGCAAAAGTGGAGTACGCGAAAGGAAAGCACAGATGCCgtgaagacattgaatatctgaAATACGAAGATACCGTTTATCTGGACCACCAGCCTAGAG ATTCCAATGGCTCGGTCACTCTCAGACCAGGGAACAGATATGAGTTCATGTTTGGTTTTGAGCTGCCACATCCTGG GCAACTGGTGTCGTCGTACAAGGGGAAGTTTGGCTGTGTACAGTATTATGTCAGGGCCGTGATGGAGAGGCCTTCCCAGCCTGCCTTGCAGTGCGAGAAACACTTTGAGGTGGAGGAGCCCTTGGACGTCAACACCCCTGACCTCCTG GCTCCAGCTGCAGGTACGAAGGAGAAGAAGCTCACCTGCATGTTCATCCCAGATGGACATGTGTCCATCAGTGCCAAGATCGACCGCAAGGGCTTCTGCGAGGGCGAGGACATCTGCATCAATGCCAAGTTTGAAAACACCTGCTCACGTATCGTGGTGCCCAAGGCAGCCATCATGGTCAAGCACACCTACCAGGCCAATGGCAGGACCAAGGTCCTGGGGCAGAAGCTCTCAGTCGTGAGGGGCAACCATCTCATCTCGGGCATGTGTGACATGTGGCAGAGCAAGACCATCCGAGTGCCTAGGCTCAAGCCCTCACTCCTGGGGTGCGACATCATTCACGTGGACTATGCCCTCAGG ATCTATGTCCATATTCCCGGCAGTGACAAGGTGTTCCTAGAGTTGCCCCTGGTCATCGGGAACATCCCCTTCAATGGCTTTGGCAGCCGCACCAACAGCATGAGCAGCCAGGCAGAGTCCCTGAACACCCCCTTCAGTAGCTTTGGGTCGCTGCGCCTCCCGTCACAACCCCCCAGCTACAGCAACATCTCCCGCGACTGCCGTATCGACTCCCCCCTCACACCGCTGCTGGTCAACTACGACGCAGATGAGGATGAAGGACTGTTCATGCGCGCCCCCGAGATTTGGTACCCTCCTCCCCCTGCCTACTCCGAG GTCGATGAGGATCTCAAACAGCAAGGGCCATGTTCTTCGGGTCTGCTGAACCACGAGTAA
- the LOC139573601 gene encoding thioredoxin-interacting protein-like isoform X2, whose amino-acid sequence MRVFGIGCAKVEYAKGKHRCREDIEYLKYEDTVYLDHQPRDSNGSVTLRPGNRYEFMFGFELPHPGQLVSSYKGKFGCVQYYVRAVMERPSQPALQCEKHFEVEEPLDVNTPDLLAPAAGTKEKKLTCMFIPDGHVSISAKIDRKGFCEGEDICINAKFENTCSRIVVPKAAIMVKHTYQANGRTKVLGQKLSVVRGNHLISGMCDMWQSKTIRVPRLKPSLLGCDIIHVDYALRIYVHIPGSDKVFLELPLVIGNIPFNGFGSRTNSMSSQAESLNTPFSSFGSLRLPSQPPSYSNISRDCRIDSPLTPLLVNYDADEDEGLFMRAPEIWYPPPPAYSEVDEDLKQQGPCSSGLLNHE is encoded by the exons ATGAGAGTGTTTGGAATTGGATGCGCAAAAGTGGAGTACGCGAAAGGAAAGCACAGATGCCgtgaagacattgaatatctgaAATACGAAGATACCGTTTATCTGGACCACCAGCCTAGAG ATTCCAATGGCTCGGTCACTCTCAGACCAGGGAACAGATATGAGTTCATGTTTGGTTTTGAGCTGCCACATCCTGG GCAACTGGTGTCGTCGTACAAGGGGAAGTTTGGCTGTGTACAGTATTATGTCAGGGCCGTGATGGAGAGGCCTTCCCAGCCTGCCTTGCAGTGCGAGAAACACTTTGAGGTGGAGGAGCCCTTGGACGTCAACACCCCTGACCTCCTG GCTCCAGCTGCAGGTACGAAGGAGAAGAAGCTCACCTGCATGTTCATCCCAGATGGACATGTGTCCATCAGTGCCAAGATCGACCGCAAGGGCTTCTGCGAGGGCGAGGACATCTGCATCAATGCCAAGTTTGAAAACACCTGCTCACGTATCGTGGTGCCCAAGGCAGCCATCATGGTCAAGCACACCTACCAGGCCAATGGCAGGACCAAGGTCCTGGGGCAGAAGCTCTCAGTCGTGAGGGGCAACCATCTCATCTCGGGCATGTGTGACATGTGGCAGAGCAAGACCATCCGAGTGCCTAGGCTCAAGCCCTCACTCCTGGGGTGCGACATCATTCACGTGGACTATGCCCTCAGG ATCTATGTCCATATTCCCGGCAGTGACAAGGTGTTCCTAGAGTTGCCCCTGGTCATCGGGAACATCCCCTTCAATGGCTTTGGCAGCCGCACCAACAGCATGAGCAGCCAGGCAGAGTCCCTGAACACCCCCTTCAGTAGCTTTGGGTCGCTGCGCCTCCCGTCACAACCCCCCAGCTACAGCAACATCTCCCGCGACTGCCGTATCGACTCCCCCCTCACACCGCTGCTGGTCAACTACGACGCAGATGAGGATGAAGGACTGTTCATGCGCGCCCCCGAGATTTGGTACCCTCCTCCCCCTGCCTACTCCGAG GTCGATGAGGATCTCAAACAGCAAGGGCCATGTTCTTCGGGTCTGCTGAACCACGAGTAA